A stretch of Plasmodium malariae genome assembly, contig: PmUG01_00_20, whole genome shotgun sequence DNA encodes these proteins:
- the PmUG01_00039500 gene encoding fam-l protein, whose translation MQYKYNLIFFIKIATFILSPWIFHFYNDCILIKYGEKINILCSKLEIRTYRLLIQSKQNKDSIIIGLGDVIPNNVVTEHYYINDNRKGNKEINKQLREYTSKSAKCYETAMKKKSCVFETKNYSRLEKKIFKQLDYENFLKNNKIISDKMYKKIIRRKYGLKLASPLILFLILSIALILDLFGGCGLIKALFKIFTALSAWDGLKPFYSFLMETPLKSLVTPVKIASSEGGQRNYYAVLDLFFFNVIYVLPLIILGVTTISGIFYYHKKVKKYESIKFRKR comes from the exons atgcaatataaatataacttaatcttttttattaaaattgcaACGTTTATCCTTTCTCCTTggatttttcatttttacaacGAT tgtaTACTCATCAAATATggagaaaaaattaacatcCTTTGTAGTAAATTAGAGATAAGAACTTATCGATTATTAATTCAAAGTAAACAGAATAAAGATTCAATTATTATAGGTTTAGGAGATGTAATACCAAATAACGTAGTGACCGAacattattacataaatgatAATAGAAAAGGAAACAAAGAAATTAACAAACAGTTAAGGGAATATACATCAAAGAGTGCAAAATGCTATGAGACCGCTATGAAAAAGAAGTCTTGTgtatttgaaacaaaaaattattcccgtttagaaaaaaaaatattcaaacaacttgattatgaaaattttcttaaaaacaacAAGATAATTAGTGATAagatgtacaaaaaaataatacgtaGAAAATATGGATTAAAACTTGCTTCAcctttaatattattcttaatCTTATCAATAGCATTAATATTAGACTTATTTGGAGGTTGTGGGCTTATAAAGGCGctgtttaaaatatttactgCTTTATCTGCATGGGATGGATTGAAAccattttattcatttttaatggAAACTCCGTTAAAATCGTTAGTTACACCTGTTAAAATAGCGTCTTCGGAAGGTGGTCAACGTAATTACTATGCTGTtttagatttatttttttttaatgtaatatatgttttacctttaattatattaggtGTCACAACTATATCaggtattttttattatcataaaaaagttaaaaaatatgaaagtaTTAAATTCAGAAAAAGGTAA